A window of Penaeus monodon isolate SGIC_2016 chromosome 40, NSTDA_Pmon_1, whole genome shotgun sequence contains these coding sequences:
- the LOC119597741 gene encoding uncharacterized protein LOC119597741 gives MDSGKSEMEEAGGGKETLGNSKGDERYKGKDTQQVPIEVSKKSAKSVDEPVDSVLPFTTQEHSSSENAEKQTEVVIADKSQDEDNNSLSAGKEEQASPLRISCIIGDHDIESAERKEDAEVSSGTEIKTFNSMTSEDNSESQTIQKQVQIHGDVEGKESLEHLSEKIEKNELLEKDILLVSESTKTLKGSSVCSTPVNNSVIQISAIRTPNTLPAALQRQKSNAVGSTSKSSSLSDVDNVTRKPVRTKRLLLLKRVEHEYTQKRIAMNEVISQLASLVHEATEEERQRQSLKSTISKLREKLGQMEIQLEDKASKLKAKMARIRNLQTQITKDREEISQLEHKGEILGKKELGSDYKLPKVLGSPHSKSKDHMRKKQLAHNIDALRQQIGQVYNRQMYSKTQAKLEAKTKAVEKHISPLINVNQKEEGTSVRRKVLQSGQAPVGQNPSPGNCVTLHIATPLSATQNVNVSVAWNKKLFDSSLNMQSAVSIKGAPSMIKNKGQAKRKIMQDNENAIIKAAKTENVCASKGTEMGAIIDNKAQKANENLPAKELDCKTETVHPASQQSAMSDTKNVSFEDKQRQKPISPTKEQTRSMDVTERIDEMNMLCPYDLLGRCNDDSCSYQHLRHPSHLTSKTTEIHGDPTGLSSHTSVLERQGALGECTVRITSSNETEPKDPLTNSGSAENIDGKVDSEQTIPQADCKVGWPSSK, from the exons ATGGACAGTGGAAAAAGTGAAATGGAGGAGGCTGGTGGTGGTAAAGAAACCTTAGGAAACAGTAAAGGTGATGAAAGGTACAAAGGTAAAGATACTCAGCAAGTGCCAATTGAAGTGTCAAAGAAATCTGCTAAATCTGTAGATGAACCTGTAGATAGTGTCTTACCTTTTACAACTCAAGAACATTCCAGCAGTGAAAATGCTGAAAAACAAACTGAAGTTGTGATTGCAGACAAATCAcaagatgaggataataatagtttatCAGCTGGCAAAGAGGAGCAGGCAAGTCCTCTTAGAATATCATGTATCATTGGTGATCATGACATTGAATCTGCTGAAAGGAAAGAGGATGCAGAGGTCAGTTCAGGAACAgaaattaaaacttttaataGTATGACCAGTGAGGACAACTCAGAAAGCCAAACTATACAAAAGCAAGTACAGATACATGGGGATGTCGAGGGGAAGGAAAGTCTTGAACATTTgtctgaaaaaatagaaaagaacgaGCTGttagaaaaagatattttattggTATCTGAAAGTACAAAAACCTTAAAAGGGTCTTCTGTATGTAGCACACCTGTAAATAATTCTGTAATACAAATAAGTGCCATTAGAACCCCAAACACTTTGCCAGCGGCTttacaaagacaaaaaagtaatGCAGTTGGAAGCACTTCCAAATCAAGTAGTTTAAGTGATGTAGATAATGTGACAAGAAAACCAGTAAGGACTAAGAGGTTACTGTTGCTGAAGAGAGTGgaacatgaatacacacaaaaaag GATTGCTATGAATGAAGTGATATCACAACTGGCTTCCCTAGTTCATGAGGCAACAGAAGAAGAGCGACAACGGCAGTCGTTAAAGTCGACTATCAGCAAGTTACGGGAAAAGCTGGGCCAAATGGAGATACAGCTTGAG GACAAAGCCAGCAAATTGAAGGCCAAGATGGCAAGGATTCGAAATCTTCAAACCCAAATAACCAAAGATCGTGAGGAAATAAGCCAGCTCGAACACAAGGGAGAGATACTTGGAAAGAAG GAACTTGGGAGTGATTACAAATTGCCAAAAGTTTTGGGGTCTCCCCATTCAAAGTCAAAGGACCATATGAGAAAGAAACAGCTTGCACACAACATAGATGCACTTCGTCAGCAGATTGGCCAGGTGTACAACAGGCAGATGTACAGTAAGACCCAAGCTAAGCTAGAGGCCAAAACGAAAGCTGTTGAGAAGCATATTTCCCCTCTAATTAATGTTAATCAGAAGGAGGAAGGTACTTCTGTAAGGAGAAAAGTATTACAGTCAGGCCAGGCACCTGTGGGCCAAAACCCAAGTCCTGGCAATTGTGTGACCCTTCACATTGCAACTCCACTGAGCGCAACGCAGAATGTAAATGTTAGTGTAGCATGGAAcaaaaagctttttgatagttcACTAAATATGCAAAGTGCTGTAAGTATTAAAGGGGCTCCTTCCATGATTAAGAATAAGGGTCAGGCAAAACGTAAAATAATGCAGGACAacgaaaatgcaataataaaggCAGCTAAGACAGAAAATGTTTGTGCATCCAAGGGTACAGAAATGGGAGCAATAATTGATAACAAAGCTCAGAAAGCAAATGAGAACCTGCCTGCAAAAGAATTAGACTGTAAAACAGAGACAGTGCATCCAGCCAGCCAACAGAGTGCCATGAGTGATACAAAGAATGTTTCATTTGAGGATAAACAAAGGCAGAAACCCATTTCTCCCACAAAGGAGCAGACCAGGTCAATGGATGT TACAGAGAGGATAGATGAAATGAACATGCTGTGTCCCTATGATTTGTTGGGCCGCTGCAACGACGATTCCTGCTCATATCAGCATCTGAGACATCCAAGTCATTTGACCAGTAAGACTACTGAGATTCATGGGGATCCTACAGGTTTGTCAAGCCACACATCTGTTTTAGAAAGACAAGGGGCATTAGGAGAATGTACGGTAAGAATAACCTCCTCAAATGAAACTGAGCCTAAAGATCCTTTGACAAACAGTGGTAGTGCTGAGAATATTGATGGAAAAGTGGATTCAGAGCAGACTATTCCTCAGGCAGACTGCAAAGTAGGATGGCCTTCAAGTAAGTAA
- the LOC119597740 gene encoding uncharacterized protein LOC119597740 isoform X2, translating to MLDATHNMDEDVKVLEVVSDAEEVAVESEHEEGEISEDDDDDEVGLPDQQHFPHHYPSDYHKERQPGKNASATSAVVIYDDRGRTAIFTSPRKNLRDSGSYKRRADSGRRWKQEEMEKRRHKDDEARKHQKDNGKENKRSGTASRARSRSPSEQGFSSTKKKLPYKKSSEKWPSKKSPPWAPPVTQDKESTRASSPVEAASKVSKSWGNGRKSPRPYMRHTLSTSSSRKTEVKASHHKTNKSISKESVVKICDDESEEKCDKSPRAKCDTSPKGNAEVPLISSQKQLPRGSFGEMLLKKTLKGKLKVCPLANKTVEKGETSGEAGGTKKEEISEIREVLQQDCDTLDQEDEDELQLRLIALQSSLKVLSDVRREGCQSVNIGNIVVDLSLSLPQDSIEQPVEEEEKEAAPSDLPDQGNNENIGDFQDQLPDHHIQSDAESSSPLKSNQSFDTKLEESTPKNDEVDLILDDLSQSSTRSQPGSSIAGLELELDAISTNKSYLDDGEDSTRQLVTNIGEQLQREIKDLADSNQDPVDMDICDSSPSDEDESLFDEDILKDIGEDISLDKVSSPDPSTGSNIGSQAKNYPVPVLDPGGQESFHHNSSNSTKSSSNNNSNSNFQIPVEWAYMMPPPPPPDQPPNDISNINNWCYDQNMYLQTMQSSYDSNEQYQQYNSYGTPTSDWGLQPQQPTQWNESKPENYENISEQTENMQENAETPASPEHATSKTLTPEKEEPKPDNSPQEDLKDLPAEHYQAFMSAVLNQQKTRQKNSGTQRNLIEVQLIKYGNSSNIQAEAVKKASSGAGTSGGAVLQVNKRSRARRRKRERQKEKIKQLKQLKAQEKLAKGKESIVQSYLQPGLDSVPSVSEDEDEDLLRAQLLIDLSRKKNQKQIEPVVELPKSSLSDYQTVTVKDIQAAQDRFDSHSSSYMGHESTPPLSYPSSLDSCPRLRPVSKTAIVKMHQHQARFRENSPTHKVKVSLRHGLSDIGGFGLDPKNSRYDYPIPKDNHSQKDMPKFKFPNIKPVIINLESDSDDENEDGEESCQDKATDEPQPSGSGEGDGVLSSSIDLLLKSMRNANKPEKNTKSSTQGKKGSALTKKTPVRKAPQSYSTPNVVRHLSRTQQVEYRRLKEQLREKEMLQKKRQELLLRQKVLQKKMASAARISPESPHSGDNGGEMSDGGAARDLPSVNIPQVKSQTPSRTEEEHCDQAGNGGNLQIQGETPPLPHSVLQDTREVILKETGGLQIQLANVNRDKDLGSSTVSADESCQGGSGTVKSVEMRRERDFSCAGSPVEDEDEEMLRLMVLKTLQKKVNDKAKSNDEETCESVDADSKSEKNDGSYMSSNSEILKVVIRQSIDDVPTNEKETRKRL from the exons ATTACCACAAGGAAAGACAACCAGGAAAAAATGCTTCAGCAACTTCTGCAGTTGTCATATATGATGACCGTGGACGTACAGCCATTTTCACCAGTCCCAGAAAAAATTTACGGGATTCAGGCTCATATAAGAGAAGGGCAGACTCAGGAAGAAGATGGAAgcaggaagaaatggaaaagagaaggcaTAAGGATGATGAAGCAAGAAAGCACCAGAAAGATAATG GAAAAGAGAATAAACGATCTGGAACAGCAAGCAGAGCACGTTCAAGATCACCTTCTGAGCAAGGTTTCAGTTCCACCAAGAAAAAATTGCCTTACAAAAAATCTTCAGAAAAGTGGCCATCCAAGAAGTCACCTCCATGGGCACCACCAGTCACCCAGGATAAAGAGAGCACAAGAGCATCCTCCCCTGTTGAAGCTGCTAGCAAAGTCTCAAAATCATGGGGAAATGGCAGGAAATCACCTCGCCCCTACATGCGCCATACTCTCTCTACCTCGTCTAGTAGAAAAACTGAAGTAAAGGCAAGccaccacaaaaccaacaaaagtATATCAAAAGAGAGTGTTGTAAAAATCTGTGATGATGAATCTGAAGAGAAATGCGACAAATCTCCAAGAGCAAAATGTGATACTTCACCCAAAGGAAATGCAGAAGTTCCCCTTATATCAAGCCAGAAACAGCTTCCAAGGGGTAGTTTTGGAGAAATGCTCTTAAAAAAGACACTGAAAGGCAAACTAAAGGTTTGCCCACTAGCTAACAAAACTGTGGAGAAAGGAGAAACTTCAGGAGAAGCTGGTGGTaccaagaaagaagaaatatcagAAATAAGGGAAGTGTTGCAGCAGGACTGCGATACATTAGaccaagaagatgaagatgaacttCAGCTAAGATTGATTGCCCTTCAGTCCTCTTTGAAGGTGCTGAGTGATGTAAGGAGAGAAGGTTGCCAGTCTGTGAACATTGGGAATATAGTAGTTGACCTTTCATTGTCTTTGCCTCAAGACAGCATAGAGCAGccagtggaagaggaagagaaagaagcagcACCTAGTGATCTTCCTGAtcagggaaataatgaaaatattggtgATTTTCAGGATCAGTTACCAGATCATCACATACAATCCGATGCAGAAAGCTCATCACCCTTGAAAAGCAATCAGAGTTTCGATACAAAATTAGAAGAAAGCACTCCAAAAAATGATGAGGTAGACCTTATATTGGATGATTTAAGTCAGAGCTCAACGAGATCACAACCAGGTTCAAGCATCGCTGGACTAGAACTGGAATTGGATGCCATATCAACAAATAAAAGTTATCTGGATGATGGTGAAGACAGTACAAGACAGCTTGTCACAAATATTGGAGAACAGCTGCAAAGAGAAATTAAGGATCTTGCTGACTCTAATCAGGATCCTGttgatatggatatatgtgaTAGTTCTCCAAGTGATGAAGATGAAAGTTTGTTTGACGAAGACATCTTGAAGGATATAGGAGAAGACATCTCTTTGGATAAGGTGTCTTCGCCTGACCCATCAACTGGTTCTAACATAGGGTCACAAGCAAAGAATTATCCAGTGCCTGTTCTAGATCCAGGAGGACAGGAAAGTTTTCATCATAACAGTAGCAACAGCaccaaaagtagtagtaataataacagtaatagtaatttcCAAATCCCAGTGGAATGGGCCTATATGatgccacctcctcccccacctgacCAGCCAcccaatgatattagtaacatcAATAATTGGTGTTATGATCAGAACATGTATCTCCAGACCATGCAGTCTTCCTATGATTCAAATGAGCAGTATCAGCAGTACAATTCATATGGTACTCCCACTTCTGACTGGGGACTGCAGCCTCAGCAACCTACACAGTGGAATGAATCAAAGCCAGAGAATTATGAAAACATAtctgaacaaacagaaaacatgcaAGAGAATGCTGAAACACCAGCTTCTCCTGAGCATGCAACTAGTAAAACCCTCACACCTGAAAAAGAAGAACCAAAGCCAGACAACAGCCCACAGGAAGATTTAAAAGATCTTCCAGCAGAACACTACCAAGCCTTCATGTCTGCAGTGCTTAACCAGCAGAAGACTCGGCAGAAGAACAGCGGCACACAAAGAAACTTAATTGAAGTGCAGTTAATCAAATATGGCAATTCATCCAATATCCAGGCTGAGGCTGTGAAAAAGGCTTCTTCAGGTGCTGGTACCAGTGGGGGAGCTGTGCTGCAGGTGAACAAAAGATCAAGGGCTAGAAGGAGGAaacgagaaagacagaaagaaaaaataaagcagcTTAAACAGTTGAAGGCACAAGAAAAATTGGCAAAGGGAAAGGAATCCATTGTTCAGAGTTATCTCCAACCGGGACTTGATTCAGTGCCAAGTGTttctgaagatgaagatgaagacctCCTAAGGGCACAGCTTTTAATTGACCTTTCTCGAAAGAAGAACCAAAAACAGATAGAACCTGTGGTAGAACTTCCAAAATCATCTCTTTCTGATTATCAAACAGTGACTGTAAAAGACATCCAAGCTGCCCAGGATAGGTTTGATTCTCATTCTTCAAGCTACATGGGCCACGAAAGCACACCACCTCTGAGCTACCCCTCATCACTGGACTCTTGTCCGAGGTTGAGACCAGTGAGCAAGACAGCTATTGTGAAGATGCATCAACATCAGGCAAGGTTTAGAGAGAATAGCCCAACTCATAAAGTGAAGGTCAGCTTGAGACATGGCTTGTCTGATATAGGTGGCTTTGGCTTAGATCCAAAGAACAGTAGATATGATTATCCCATTCCAAAAGACAATCACAGCCAGAAAGACATGCCCAAGTTTAAGTTTCCTAATATCAagcctgttattatcaatttggAATCTGATTCAGATGATGAGAATGAAGATGGTGAGGAGAGCTGCCAAGATAAAGCCACTGATGAGCCACAACCTTCAGGCAGTGGTGAAGGTGATGGAGTCTTAAGCTCAAGCATAGATCTTTTGCTTAAAAGTATGAGGAATGCCAACAAGCCAGAGAAAAACACCAAATCAAgcacccaagggaaaaaaggatcAGCCCTCACAAAGAAAACCCCTGTACGAAAAGCTCCTCAGTCGTACAGCACTCCAAAT GTGGTGCGTCATCTTAGTCGAACACAGCAGGTTGAATATCGTAGGCTAAAGGAACAACTCAGAGAAAAGGAAATGCTTCAGAAGAAGCGACAGGAACTGCTTCTACGGCAGAAAGTACTCCAGAAGAAAATGGCTTCTGCTGCAAGAATTTCTCCTGAGAGCCCTCACTCAGGGGACAATGGAGGGGAAATGAGTGATGGAGGGGCTGCTAGAGACCTGCCATCAGTAAACATTCCACAGGTTAAAAGTCAGACTCCCTCAAGGACAGAAGAGGAACACTGTGACCAAGCTGGTAATGGGGGTAACCTTCAGATTCAGGGGGAGACCCCACCACTACCACATTCTGTTTTGCAAGACACAAGAGAAGTGATTTTAAAAGAAACAGGTGGTTTGCAGATACAGCTTGCAAATGTCAATAGAGATAAAGATTTAGGAAGCAGTACAGTAAGTGCAGATGAAAGTTGCCAAGGTGGGTCTGGCACTGTGAAAAGtgtggagatgaggagagagagagatttttcatgTGCAGGTTCTCCAGTTGAGGACGAAGATGAAGAGATGCTTAGGTTGATGGTACTTAAAACACTCCAGAAAAAAGTAAATGACAAAGCAAAATCAAATGATGAAGAAACTTGTGAAAGTGTAGATGCTGATAGTAAAAGTGAAAAGAATGATGGGTCATACATGTCATCAAATTCAGAAATACTGAAGGTTGTCATACGTCAAAGTATAGATGATGTGCCAACTaatgaaaaggaaacaaggaaaaggcTGTAG
- the LOC119597740 gene encoding uncharacterized protein LOC119597740 isoform X1: MLDATHNMDEDVKVLEVVSDAEEVAVESEHEEGEISEDDDDDEVGLPDQQHFPHHYPSDYHKERQPGKNASATSAVVIYDDRGRTAIFTSPRKNLRDSGSYKRRADSGRRWKQEEMEKRRHKDDEARKHQKDNGMGRKWQMLDNEGGASGASTKRTKYIRQGLRRLGSSTGWESDKVPGAKSKQSLDQPRHLVGHRSHTSSSDSDSSYCSCSSYSSSSHSGSDSPVQRRGRGKENKRSGTASRARSRSPSEQGFSSTKKKLPYKKSSEKWPSKKSPPWAPPVTQDKESTRASSPVEAASKVSKSWGNGRKSPRPYMRHTLSTSSSRKTEVKASHHKTNKSISKESVVKICDDESEEKCDKSPRAKCDTSPKGNAEVPLISSQKQLPRGSFGEMLLKKTLKGKLKVCPLANKTVEKGETSGEAGGTKKEEISEIREVLQQDCDTLDQEDEDELQLRLIALQSSLKVLSDVRREGCQSVNIGNIVVDLSLSLPQDSIEQPVEEEEKEAAPSDLPDQGNNENIGDFQDQLPDHHIQSDAESSSPLKSNQSFDTKLEESTPKNDEVDLILDDLSQSSTRSQPGSSIAGLELELDAISTNKSYLDDGEDSTRQLVTNIGEQLQREIKDLADSNQDPVDMDICDSSPSDEDESLFDEDILKDIGEDISLDKVSSPDPSTGSNIGSQAKNYPVPVLDPGGQESFHHNSSNSTKSSSNNNSNSNFQIPVEWAYMMPPPPPPDQPPNDISNINNWCYDQNMYLQTMQSSYDSNEQYQQYNSYGTPTSDWGLQPQQPTQWNESKPENYENISEQTENMQENAETPASPEHATSKTLTPEKEEPKPDNSPQEDLKDLPAEHYQAFMSAVLNQQKTRQKNSGTQRNLIEVQLIKYGNSSNIQAEAVKKASSGAGTSGGAVLQVNKRSRARRRKRERQKEKIKQLKQLKAQEKLAKGKESIVQSYLQPGLDSVPSVSEDEDEDLLRAQLLIDLSRKKNQKQIEPVVELPKSSLSDYQTVTVKDIQAAQDRFDSHSSSYMGHESTPPLSYPSSLDSCPRLRPVSKTAIVKMHQHQARFRENSPTHKVKVSLRHGLSDIGGFGLDPKNSRYDYPIPKDNHSQKDMPKFKFPNIKPVIINLESDSDDENEDGEESCQDKATDEPQPSGSGEGDGVLSSSIDLLLKSMRNANKPEKNTKSSTQGKKGSALTKKTPVRKAPQSYSTPNVVRHLSRTQQVEYRRLKEQLREKEMLQKKRQELLLRQKVLQKKMASAARISPESPHSGDNGGEMSDGGAARDLPSVNIPQVKSQTPSRTEEEHCDQAGNGGNLQIQGETPPLPHSVLQDTREVILKETGGLQIQLANVNRDKDLGSSTVSADESCQGGSGTVKSVEMRRERDFSCAGSPVEDEDEEMLRLMVLKTLQKKVNDKAKSNDEETCESVDADSKSEKNDGSYMSSNSEILKVVIRQSIDDVPTNEKETRKRL; encoded by the exons ATTACCACAAGGAAAGACAACCAGGAAAAAATGCTTCAGCAACTTCTGCAGTTGTCATATATGATGACCGTGGACGTACAGCCATTTTCACCAGTCCCAGAAAAAATTTACGGGATTCAGGCTCATATAAGAGAAGGGCAGACTCAGGAAGAAGATGGAAgcaggaagaaatggaaaagagaaggcaTAAGGATGATGAAGCAAGAAAGCACCAGAAAGATAATGGTATGGGTAGGAAGTGGCAAATGTTAGACAATGAAGGTGGGGCTTCTGGAGCTTCGACCAAGAGGACTAAATACATACGACAGGGATTAAGGCGACTCGGGTCCTCAACGGGATGGGAAAGTGACAAGGTTCCAGGAGCCAAGAGTAAACAGTCTCTTGATCAACCCAGACATTTGGTGGGGCACAGGAGCCACACCAGCAGCTCTGACAGTGACTCCTCGTATTGCAGCTGCTCCTCGTACTCCTCATCCAGCCACAGTGGCAGTGACTCCCCTGtgcagaggcgagggagag GAAAAGAGAATAAACGATCTGGAACAGCAAGCAGAGCACGTTCAAGATCACCTTCTGAGCAAGGTTTCAGTTCCACCAAGAAAAAATTGCCTTACAAAAAATCTTCAGAAAAGTGGCCATCCAAGAAGTCACCTCCATGGGCACCACCAGTCACCCAGGATAAAGAGAGCACAAGAGCATCCTCCCCTGTTGAAGCTGCTAGCAAAGTCTCAAAATCATGGGGAAATGGCAGGAAATCACCTCGCCCCTACATGCGCCATACTCTCTCTACCTCGTCTAGTAGAAAAACTGAAGTAAAGGCAAGccaccacaaaaccaacaaaagtATATCAAAAGAGAGTGTTGTAAAAATCTGTGATGATGAATCTGAAGAGAAATGCGACAAATCTCCAAGAGCAAAATGTGATACTTCACCCAAAGGAAATGCAGAAGTTCCCCTTATATCAAGCCAGAAACAGCTTCCAAGGGGTAGTTTTGGAGAAATGCTCTTAAAAAAGACACTGAAAGGCAAACTAAAGGTTTGCCCACTAGCTAACAAAACTGTGGAGAAAGGAGAAACTTCAGGAGAAGCTGGTGGTaccaagaaagaagaaatatcagAAATAAGGGAAGTGTTGCAGCAGGACTGCGATACATTAGaccaagaagatgaagatgaacttCAGCTAAGATTGATTGCCCTTCAGTCCTCTTTGAAGGTGCTGAGTGATGTAAGGAGAGAAGGTTGCCAGTCTGTGAACATTGGGAATATAGTAGTTGACCTTTCATTGTCTTTGCCTCAAGACAGCATAGAGCAGccagtggaagaggaagagaaagaagcagcACCTAGTGATCTTCCTGAtcagggaaataatgaaaatattggtgATTTTCAGGATCAGTTACCAGATCATCACATACAATCCGATGCAGAAAGCTCATCACCCTTGAAAAGCAATCAGAGTTTCGATACAAAATTAGAAGAAAGCACTCCAAAAAATGATGAGGTAGACCTTATATTGGATGATTTAAGTCAGAGCTCAACGAGATCACAACCAGGTTCAAGCATCGCTGGACTAGAACTGGAATTGGATGCCATATCAACAAATAAAAGTTATCTGGATGATGGTGAAGACAGTACAAGACAGCTTGTCACAAATATTGGAGAACAGCTGCAAAGAGAAATTAAGGATCTTGCTGACTCTAATCAGGATCCTGttgatatggatatatgtgaTAGTTCTCCAAGTGATGAAGATGAAAGTTTGTTTGACGAAGACATCTTGAAGGATATAGGAGAAGACATCTCTTTGGATAAGGTGTCTTCGCCTGACCCATCAACTGGTTCTAACATAGGGTCACAAGCAAAGAATTATCCAGTGCCTGTTCTAGATCCAGGAGGACAGGAAAGTTTTCATCATAACAGTAGCAACAGCaccaaaagtagtagtaataataacagtaatagtaatttcCAAATCCCAGTGGAATGGGCCTATATGatgccacctcctcccccacctgacCAGCCAcccaatgatattagtaacatcAATAATTGGTGTTATGATCAGAACATGTATCTCCAGACCATGCAGTCTTCCTATGATTCAAATGAGCAGTATCAGCAGTACAATTCATATGGTACTCCCACTTCTGACTGGGGACTGCAGCCTCAGCAACCTACACAGTGGAATGAATCAAAGCCAGAGAATTATGAAAACATAtctgaacaaacagaaaacatgcaAGAGAATGCTGAAACACCAGCTTCTCCTGAGCATGCAACTAGTAAAACCCTCACACCTGAAAAAGAAGAACCAAAGCCAGACAACAGCCCACAGGAAGATTTAAAAGATCTTCCAGCAGAACACTACCAAGCCTTCATGTCTGCAGTGCTTAACCAGCAGAAGACTCGGCAGAAGAACAGCGGCACACAAAGAAACTTAATTGAAGTGCAGTTAATCAAATATGGCAATTCATCCAATATCCAGGCTGAGGCTGTGAAAAAGGCTTCTTCAGGTGCTGGTACCAGTGGGGGAGCTGTGCTGCAGGTGAACAAAAGATCAAGGGCTAGAAGGAGGAaacgagaaagacagaaagaaaaaataaagcagcTTAAACAGTTGAAGGCACAAGAAAAATTGGCAAAGGGAAAGGAATCCATTGTTCAGAGTTATCTCCAACCGGGACTTGATTCAGTGCCAAGTGTttctgaagatgaagatgaagacctCCTAAGGGCACAGCTTTTAATTGACCTTTCTCGAAAGAAGAACCAAAAACAGATAGAACCTGTGGTAGAACTTCCAAAATCATCTCTTTCTGATTATCAAACAGTGACTGTAAAAGACATCCAAGCTGCCCAGGATAGGTTTGATTCTCATTCTTCAAGCTACATGGGCCACGAAAGCACACCACCTCTGAGCTACCCCTCATCACTGGACTCTTGTCCGAGGTTGAGACCAGTGAGCAAGACAGCTATTGTGAAGATGCATCAACATCAGGCAAGGTTTAGAGAGAATAGCCCAACTCATAAAGTGAAGGTCAGCTTGAGACATGGCTTGTCTGATATAGGTGGCTTTGGCTTAGATCCAAAGAACAGTAGATATGATTATCCCATTCCAAAAGACAATCACAGCCAGAAAGACATGCCCAAGTTTAAGTTTCCTAATATCAagcctgttattatcaatttggAATCTGATTCAGATGATGAGAATGAAGATGGTGAGGAGAGCTGCCAAGATAAAGCCACTGATGAGCCACAACCTTCAGGCAGTGGTGAAGGTGATGGAGTCTTAAGCTCAAGCATAGATCTTTTGCTTAAAAGTATGAGGAATGCCAACAAGCCAGAGAAAAACACCAAATCAAgcacccaagggaaaaaaggatcAGCCCTCACAAAGAAAACCCCTGTACGAAAAGCTCCTCAGTCGTACAGCACTCCAAAT GTGGTGCGTCATCTTAGTCGAACACAGCAGGTTGAATATCGTAGGCTAAAGGAACAACTCAGAGAAAAGGAAATGCTTCAGAAGAAGCGACAGGAACTGCTTCTACGGCAGAAAGTACTCCAGAAGAAAATGGCTTCTGCTGCAAGAATTTCTCCTGAGAGCCCTCACTCAGGGGACAATGGAGGGGAAATGAGTGATGGAGGGGCTGCTAGAGACCTGCCATCAGTAAACATTCCACAGGTTAAAAGTCAGACTCCCTCAAGGACAGAAGAGGAACACTGTGACCAAGCTGGTAATGGGGGTAACCTTCAGATTCAGGGGGAGACCCCACCACTACCACATTCTGTTTTGCAAGACACAAGAGAAGTGATTTTAAAAGAAACAGGTGGTTTGCAGATACAGCTTGCAAATGTCAATAGAGATAAAGATTTAGGAAGCAGTACAGTAAGTGCAGATGAAAGTTGCCAAGGTGGGTCTGGCACTGTGAAAAGtgtggagatgaggagagagagagatttttcatgTGCAGGTTCTCCAGTTGAGGACGAAGATGAAGAGATGCTTAGGTTGATGGTACTTAAAACACTCCAGAAAAAAGTAAATGACAAAGCAAAATCAAATGATGAAGAAACTTGTGAAAGTGTAGATGCTGATAGTAAAAGTGAAAAGAATGATGGGTCATACATGTCATCAAATTCAGAAATACTGAAGGTTGTCATACGTCAAAGTATAGATGATGTGCCAACTaatgaaaaggaaacaaggaaaaggcTGTAG